A genomic stretch from Capricornis sumatraensis isolate serow.1 chromosome 4, serow.2, whole genome shotgun sequence includes:
- the KRT80 gene encoding keratin, type II cytoskeletal 80 isoform X2, translated as MACRSCVVGFSSLSSCEVTPVDSPRPATTGWSSCGAPRPGFSSHSLTGCWTAGTVPKVAVNPSLLVPLDLKVDPAIQQQKNSEKEEMKVLNDKFASLIGKVQALEQRNQLLETRWHFLQSQDSATFDLGHLYEEYQGRLQEELRKVSKERGQLEANLLQVLEKVEEFRIRYEDEISKRTDMEFTFVQLKKDLDAECLRRTELETKLKGLQSFVELMKGIYEQELKDLAAQLKDVSVTVGMDSRCRIDLSGIVEEVKAQYDAIAARSLEEAEAYSRSQLEERAACSAEFGNSLQSSRTEIADLNVRIQKLRSQILSIKSHCLKLEEDIKVAEEQGELAFQDAKAKLAQLEDALQQAKKDMARQLREYQELMNTKLALDIEIATYRKLMEGEESRMDMPSATVVSAVQARCRTAPTLPHPLCSL; from the exons ATGGCCTGCCGCTCCTGCGTCGTTGGCTTCAGCAGCCTGAGCAGCTGTGAGGTGACCCCGGTGGACAGCCCCCGGCCTGCAACCACCGGATGGAGCAGCTGCGGGGCCCCCAGGCCGGGCTTCAGCTCCCACAGCCTCACAGGCTGCTGGACAGCCGGCACCGTCCCCAAGGTGGCCGTGAACCCCAGCCTGCTGGTACCCCTGGATCTCAAGGTGGACCCAGCCATCCAGCAGCAGAAGAACAGCGAGAAGGAGGAAATGAAGGTTCTCAACGATAAATTCGCCTCCCTGATTGGCAAG GTGCAAGCCCTGGAGCAGCGCAACCAGCTGCTGGAGACCCGCTGGCACTTCCTGCAGAGCCAGGACTCGGCCACCTTTGACCTTGGGCACCTCTACGAGGAGTACCAAGGCCGGCTGCAGGAGGAGCTGCGCAAAGTGAGCAAGGAGCGGGGCCAGCTCGAGGCCAACCTGCTGCAGGTGCTGGAGAAAGTGGAGGAGTTCCGGATCAG gtATGAGGACGAGATCTCCAAGCGCACGGACATGGAGTTCACCTTCGTCCAGCTGAAGAAG GACCTGGATGCAGAATGTCTTCGACGGACAGAACTGGAGACCAAGTTAAAAGGCCTGCAGAGCTTTGTGGAGCTGATGAAAGGCATCTATGAGCAG GAGCTGAAGGACCTGGCAGCCCAGCTGAAGGATGTGTCGGTGACTGTGGGTATGGACAGCCGCTGCCGCATCGACCTGAGCGGCATCGTGGAGGAAGTGAAGGCCCAATATGACGCCATCGCGGCTCGCAGCCTGGAGGAGGCCGAGGCGTACTCTCGGAGCCAG CTGGAGGAACGGGCCGCCTGCTCGGCCGAGTTTGGGAACAGCCTCCAGAGCAGCCGCACTGAGATCGCTGACCTCAACGTTCGCATCCAGAAGCTCCGATCGCAGATCCTCTCCATCAAGAGCCAT TGCCTGAAACTGGAGGAGGATATCAAGGTGGCCGAGGAACAGGGTGAGCTGGCCTTTCAGGACGCCAAGGCCAAGTTAGCCCAGCTGGAGGACGCTCTGCAGCAGGCCAAGAAGGACATGGCGCGGCAGCTGCGAGAATACCAGGAGCTCATGAACACCAAGCTGGCCCTGGACATTGAGATCGCCACCTACCGCAAGCTGATGGAGGGCGAGGAGAGCCG GATGGACATGCCCTCAGCCACTGTGGTCAGTGCTGTGCAGGCCAGATGCAGAACTG CCcctaccctgccccaccccttaTGTTCCCTGTAG
- the KRT80 gene encoding keratin, type II cytoskeletal 80 isoform X1, with amino-acid sequence MACRSCVVGFSSLSSCEVTPVDSPRPATTGWSSCGAPRPGFSSHSLTGCWTAGTVPKVAVNPSLLVPLDLKVDPAIQQQKNSEKEEMKVLNDKFASLIGKVQALEQRNQLLETRWHFLQSQDSATFDLGHLYEEYQGRLQEELRKVSKERGQLEANLLQVLEKVEEFRIRYEDEISKRTDMEFTFVQLKKDLDAECLRRTELETKLKGLQSFVELMKGIYEQELKDLAAQLKDVSVTVGMDSRCRIDLSGIVEEVKAQYDAIAARSLEEAEAYSRSQLEERAACSAEFGNSLQSSRTEIADLNVRIQKLRSQILSIKSHCLKLEEDIKVAEEQGELAFQDAKAKLAQLEDALQQAKKDMARQLREYQELMNTKLALDIEIATYRKLMEGEESRMDMPSATVVSAVQARCRTAVSKSSLSRAPSRKKKNKKGPVIKITEMSEKFLSQESEVSE; translated from the exons ATGGCCTGCCGCTCCTGCGTCGTTGGCTTCAGCAGCCTGAGCAGCTGTGAGGTGACCCCGGTGGACAGCCCCCGGCCTGCAACCACCGGATGGAGCAGCTGCGGGGCCCCCAGGCCGGGCTTCAGCTCCCACAGCCTCACAGGCTGCTGGACAGCCGGCACCGTCCCCAAGGTGGCCGTGAACCCCAGCCTGCTGGTACCCCTGGATCTCAAGGTGGACCCAGCCATCCAGCAGCAGAAGAACAGCGAGAAGGAGGAAATGAAGGTTCTCAACGATAAATTCGCCTCCCTGATTGGCAAG GTGCAAGCCCTGGAGCAGCGCAACCAGCTGCTGGAGACCCGCTGGCACTTCCTGCAGAGCCAGGACTCGGCCACCTTTGACCTTGGGCACCTCTACGAGGAGTACCAAGGCCGGCTGCAGGAGGAGCTGCGCAAAGTGAGCAAGGAGCGGGGCCAGCTCGAGGCCAACCTGCTGCAGGTGCTGGAGAAAGTGGAGGAGTTCCGGATCAG gtATGAGGACGAGATCTCCAAGCGCACGGACATGGAGTTCACCTTCGTCCAGCTGAAGAAG GACCTGGATGCAGAATGTCTTCGACGGACAGAACTGGAGACCAAGTTAAAAGGCCTGCAGAGCTTTGTGGAGCTGATGAAAGGCATCTATGAGCAG GAGCTGAAGGACCTGGCAGCCCAGCTGAAGGATGTGTCGGTGACTGTGGGTATGGACAGCCGCTGCCGCATCGACCTGAGCGGCATCGTGGAGGAAGTGAAGGCCCAATATGACGCCATCGCGGCTCGCAGCCTGGAGGAGGCCGAGGCGTACTCTCGGAGCCAG CTGGAGGAACGGGCCGCCTGCTCGGCCGAGTTTGGGAACAGCCTCCAGAGCAGCCGCACTGAGATCGCTGACCTCAACGTTCGCATCCAGAAGCTCCGATCGCAGATCCTCTCCATCAAGAGCCAT TGCCTGAAACTGGAGGAGGATATCAAGGTGGCCGAGGAACAGGGTGAGCTGGCCTTTCAGGACGCCAAGGCCAAGTTAGCCCAGCTGGAGGACGCTCTGCAGCAGGCCAAGAAGGACATGGCGCGGCAGCTGCGAGAATACCAGGAGCTCATGAACACCAAGCTGGCCCTGGACATTGAGATCGCCACCTACCGCAAGCTGATGGAGGGCGAGGAGAGCCG GATGGACATGCCCTCAGCCACTGTGGTCAGTGCTGTGCAGGCCAGATGCAGAACTG CTGTCTCCAAGTCCAGCCTCTCAAGAGCTCCCTCtcggaaaaagaagaacaagaaagGCCCTGTGATCAAAATCACCGAAATGTCAGAAAAGTTTCTCTCGCAGGAGTCCGAGGTCTCAGAGTAA